A part of Patescibacteria group bacterium genomic DNA contains:
- a CDS encoding AI-2E family transporter, translating to MYTNKLGYYFLIFLITAIFGLSAFIFWPFFGACVLAVVFGVIFQPVHNKILQYTKNSRMFSALLTTIIIILVVITPIFFLGMQIFQEAQNLNLSTDSQGGSNIVSTITAFTSKIESTFPFLKNITIDINQYLRGILGSLTQHFGDIFSSFAKLFANIFIFLFTLYYILKDGAEIRKFVVKLSPLPDRDDNIILNKLALAIHSVVIGSLLVAVIQGGVASIGFLIFGLPNVILWGIVATFSALIPGVGTSLVLIPAIAFLFFTGHTVQAIGLFIWAALAVGLIDNFLSPKLLSRGMELHPQIVLISVLGGLMLFGPLGFLIGPLTLNLLFALLDIYSHVTKPTN from the coding sequence ATGTATACCAACAAACTAGGTTACTATTTTTTAATTTTTTTAATAACCGCCATCTTCGGACTTTCTGCTTTTATTTTCTGGCCATTTTTTGGCGCCTGTGTACTCGCCGTAGTTTTTGGAGTCATTTTCCAACCCGTTCACAACAAGATTCTTCAATACACCAAAAACAGCCGGATGTTTTCGGCTCTTTTGACAACCATCATTATTATATTGGTCGTCATCACCCCAATTTTCTTTTTAGGAATGCAGATTTTTCAGGAAGCCCAAAACCTTAATCTCTCAACGGACTCTCAGGGCGGTAGCAACATCGTGTCGACCATCACAGCATTCACCTCGAAAATCGAGAGTACTTTTCCTTTTTTAAAAAATATTACGATTGATATCAACCAATATCTCAGAGGTATTTTAGGTTCTTTGACCCAGCACTTTGGAGACATTTTTTCCAGTTTTGCCAAACTCTTCGCCAACATATTTATCTTTCTTTTCACGTTGTATTACATTTTGAAAGATGGCGCGGAAATTAGAAAATTCGTAGTCAAATTAAGCCCATTACCTGACAGAGACGACAACATTATTCTGAACAAGCTGGCGCTCGCCATTCACTCCGTCGTAATCGGCAGCTTACTTGTTGCCGTTATTCAAGGAGGGGTGGCCTCGATTGGATTTTTAATTTTCGGCTTGCCAAACGTCATCTTGTGGGGAATCGTAGCAACATTTTCCGCCCTTATCCCTGGCGTTGGCACTTCCTTGGTTCTTATTCCCGCTATAGCATTTCTGTTCTTCACCGGACACACTGTGCAGGCGATTGGCTTATTTATTTGGGCGGCACTCGCAGTTGGTCTCATCGACAATTTTCTCAGCCCGAAACTACTCAGCCGCGGAATGGAATTGCACCCTCAAATTGTTCTTATCTCAGTCTTAGGCGGACTGATGCTATTTGGACCGCTTGGATTTCTAATCGGACCACTAACATTAAATTTACTTTTTGCTCTGCTTGATATTTATTCGCACGTGACCAAGCCGACAAACTAA
- a CDS encoding 3'-5' exonuclease, producing the protein MIIIDVEASGVSPEKDSLVSVAAIDFTNPENRFYEECRIWDGAHIEEDAMAVNGFSREEITDPNKKTDREVVIDFLAWLEKIEEKTIAGHNPSFDRDFLQATAFRNHLNWPLAHRTIDLHSICYFDMIKKGIEVPIIHGHSALNSDAVFKYVGLPEEPKPHNALTGALMEAEAFGRLFYGKPFMEDFAKYPLL; encoded by the coding sequence ATGATTATTATTGATGTTGAAGCCTCTGGAGTAAGCCCCGAAAAAGATTCGCTGGTCAGTGTAGCCGCGATTGATTTTACCAACCCAGAAAATCGCTTTTATGAGGAATGTCGAATTTGGGATGGCGCGCACATTGAGGAGGATGCAATGGCAGTAAACGGATTTAGCCGAGAAGAAATTACAGATCCAAACAAAAAAACCGATAGGGAAGTGGTGATTGATTTTTTAGCGTGGCTTGAAAAAATCGAAGAAAAAACTATTGCAGGACACAACCCCTCATTCGACCGAGACTTTCTGCAAGCCACCGCTTTTCGAAATCACTTGAATTGGCCACTGGCCCATCGCACGATTGACCTCCATTCAATCTGCTACTTCGACATGATCAAAAAGGGAATTGAGGTTCCTATAATCCACGGCCACTCAGCGTTAAATTCCGATGCGGTTTTTAAATATGTCGGGCTACCTGAGGAACCGAAACCACACAACGCACTGACTGGTGCACTCATGGAAGCTGAGGCCTTCGGAAGATTATTTTACGGAAAACCTTTCATGGAAGATTTTGCAAAATATCCTCTATTGTGA